TGATGGTGTGGCAGAAGGGCGTGGTCGAATTTAGTGAGTTTTTCGCTCTGTTTCTGCCATCGCTGGCCAACTGGCTGGTGCCGGCGCTGATCATGAACTTTTTTATCAGCAAGGAAAAACCGCAGGCGCTGGATGAATCGGTCCGTATGAAGTTTGGCGCCAAACGTATTATTTTCCTGTTTCTGTGCACCATCGTTACAGCCGTATCGTTTCACAACTTTCTACATCTTCCCCCAGCCACTGGCATGATGCTGGGGCTGGGCTATCTGGGCATATTCTCCTACTACATCAAAAAGAAGGATCACGCCCGGATCATGGCCGATGAACCCATGGATATGACCAGTGAGGAGCCACACTCCGGTTTCGACCTGTTCCGTAAAATAGCCCGCGCCGAATGGGACACCCTGTTGTTTTTCTACGGAGTCATCCTCTGCGTTGGCGGGCTGGGCCAGTTCGGCTATCTGGCCTTGGCCTCCCACGCCATGTATGCCGGACTCGGCCCCCTTACGGCCAACGTGCTGGTCGGTGTTCTCTCCGCCATTGTCGACAATATCCCGGTGATGTTCGCCGTACTGACCATGGAACCACACATGTCCCACGGCCACTGGTTACTGGTAACGCTCACCGCCGGGGTTGGCGGCAGCCTGCTGTCCATCGGGTCGGCGGCCGGGGTAGCGCTGATGGGCAGTGCTCGCGGTATCTATACCTTCGGCCGCCATCTGGTGTTCACTCCGGCCATCGCGCTGGGTTATGCCGCCAGCATCGTGGTGCATTTGCTGGTGAATGGCCGTCTTTTTCATTGAATCGCCGGCCTGTTTTTTTGATTTGTATCATCGACTTTAACCGCCGTCCGGCTGCGGCGGAAACAATCTTATACAAAAAGGAAGGGTGTCTATGAACATTCATGAGTATCAGGCGAAAGCCGTTCTCAGACATTTCGGTGTCCCGGTTCCGGAGGGACATGTGGTTTACAACAGCAATGCGGCCCGCGACTGGGCCCGGCGTCTCGGTGATGGGCCCTGGGCCATCAAGGCTCAGATTCATGCCGGCGGCCGCGGCAAGGGTGGCGGTGTCAAGATCGCCAAATCCGCCGATGAGGTTCGAAAATACGCTCGCAACATGATCGGCATGACCCTGGTGACACACCAGACCGGCCCCGAAGGCAAAACCGTCAAGCGGCTGCTGGTGGAAAAGGGCAGCAATATTGCGGATGAATTTTATGTATCCTTTCTTGTTGACCGAGCCACATCAAAGGTCACCATGATGGCTTCCGCTGAGGGCGGGATGGACATTGAAGAAGTCGCCGCCAACACACCGGAGAAAATTTTTTTCGAAGCCATTGATCCAACCGTCGGCTTGACGGCTTTCCAGGCGCGCAAGGTTGCCTTTAAACTCGGTTTTGACGCGCCACAGGTCAAGCAGGCCGTCCCTTTGTTTATGAGCCTTTACCGGGCATTTATTGAAACCGATTGTTCACTGCTGGAAATTAATCCTTTGATCAAAACAGCCGAAGGCGACCTGATGTGTCTGGATGCCAAGCTGAATATCGAGGACAACGCGCTGTTCCGCCATCTGCGCATCCGCGATTTGCGCGACTACGATGAAGAAGATCACATGGAAATCGAGGCATCCCAGTACGATCTGTCCTACATCGCGCTGGATGGCAATATCGGCTGCATGGTCAATGGCGCTGGCCTGGCCATGGCGACCATGGACATTATCAAGCACTGTGGTGGCGAACCCGCCAATTTCCTCGATGTTGGCGGCGGTGCAACCATCGAGCGTGTGACCGAAGCCTTCAAAATCATTCTCTCCGACAAGAAAGTAAAAGGGATTCTGGTCAATATTTTTGGCGGCATCATGAAGTGCGATGTCATTGCCACGGGTGTCATCGAAGCCGCCAAACAGGTCGGGGTCAAGGTGCCACTCGTTGTCCGGCTGGAAGGAACCAATGTTGAGCTGGGTAAGAAGTTGCTGGCTGAATCCGGTCTCAACATCGTCAGCGCTGATGGCATGGCCGATGCCGCGCAAAAAATCGTCGCAGCAGTCAATGGTTAGGGAGAAGCCACTATGAGTATTCTAATAAATAAAAATACCAGGGTTATCACACAGGGCATTACCGGTTCAACCGGCCTGTTCCATGCCCAAGGCGCACGTGATTACGGCACTCAGATGGTCGGCGGTG
This window of the Desulfuromonas thiophila genome carries:
- the nhaD gene encoding sodium:proton antiporter NhaD, which gives rise to MGAAVKTLITLLFTLLALPGWAGENGHQVMDMTGSALGLFALVLFVGAYTLVIMEEKLHLRKSKPVLLAAGIIWVLVAIAFKKAGQSEAAHHAVMHNLVEYAELLLFLLAAMTYINAMEERNVFQALRSWLVSRGFSLRVIFWLTGLLAFLISPVADNLTTALLMGAVVMAVGGANQRFVVVACINVVVGANAGGAFSPFGDITTLMVWQKGVVEFSEFFALFLPSLANWLVPALIMNFFISKEKPQALDESVRMKFGAKRIIFLFLCTIVTAVSFHNFLHLPPATGMMLGLGYLGIFSYYIKKKDHARIMADEPMDMTSEEPHSGFDLFRKIARAEWDTLLFFYGVILCVGGLGQFGYLALASHAMYAGLGPLTANVLVGVLSAIVDNIPVMFAVLTMEPHMSHGHWLLVTLTAGVGGSLLSIGSAAGVALMGSARGIYTFGRHLVFTPAIALGYAASIVVHLLVNGRLFH
- the sucC gene encoding ADP-forming succinate--CoA ligase subunit beta gives rise to the protein MNIHEYQAKAVLRHFGVPVPEGHVVYNSNAARDWARRLGDGPWAIKAQIHAGGRGKGGGVKIAKSADEVRKYARNMIGMTLVTHQTGPEGKTVKRLLVEKGSNIADEFYVSFLVDRATSKVTMMASAEGGMDIEEVAANTPEKIFFEAIDPTVGLTAFQARKVAFKLGFDAPQVKQAVPLFMSLYRAFIETDCSLLEINPLIKTAEGDLMCLDAKLNIEDNALFRHLRIRDLRDYDEEDHMEIEASQYDLSYIALDGNIGCMVNGAGLAMATMDIIKHCGGEPANFLDVGGGATIERVTEAFKIILSDKKVKGILVNIFGGIMKCDVIATGVIEAAKQVGVKVPLVVRLEGTNVELGKKLLAESGLNIVSADGMADAAQKIVAAVNG